Within the Spirochaetota bacterium genome, the region AGTATTTTAGTGGAGAGGGGGGTAAAGGAGTTTCTGAATGGGAACTGGATGAATCTATCAATACTCTTTCCTGGGATATTAAAGGGACTTATAAAGTCTGATATTGATCATCTTAATAATACAAGACTAATAAATCTATCGAATATGATTTCAGATAGAGAATTCGCTGAAGAAATTGCCCCTGATTTATTCACTGATATCCATGAAAAGATATCCGGATTCGTCCAGAAATTATCCTGATTTAATGCCAAGACCTCTCAAGATCATAGGACAATAGTCGAATTGTTCCTCATTGATTCATAATAACTGATGAATAGATCACAGAGATTTTGAAAGCCCGTATAATAATTTTATAATCCTCATAAATGACACAGGGCTGATAATAATCAGAAACATTTAATCCTTATCTCGATAACGCCTTTTTTTGCCATTCTGTTCAAAAAATAGTTTACATTATTATAACCACTTGAATATATTGTAAACATGGGAATATTAGATGCGCGTTCATTACCCTCTGTTGCTCAGGAATACGTTCGTCGCAAGGCGATAAAAGCCGTGTTAGAGGGGAAGAGATTATGCGAGGTCGCTGATCTCTTTGGTGTTACACGACAGGCAGTCTGGAAATGGCTGAAAGCCTACAGAGAGGGTGGCACACAGGCAATGATATCAAAGCAGAAGGGCAGACCCAGGGGAGGAACCCTTCTTCCAGGACAGGTCACCCAGATCATAAGGACGATAGCGGACAGCAACCCAGAACAACTAAAACTGCCATTTCATCTATGGACGCGCGATGCAATGATAAATCTCATCGAATCAAAATTCAACATCAGTCTATCCCAGAGCACGGTTGGTCGTTATCTGAAGCATTGGGGCATTATACCACAAATAACGAATCCCCACACATTCAGACAAAACATCGAACAAATTCACAGCTGGCTGGATGAGGAATATCCAAGAATCCGCAAGCATGCCAAGCGTGAAGGGGCTAAAATTTACTGGGGATACAAATTTGGATTCCATAACTATCACGTTAGGGAAACCTCTACATATTCAATTATTTCCACGATTTTGGAATCCGGTCATCTTCTTGGTTGTAATTTTATATCGGCAATCACAAATACAGGCCGTCTAAACTTTATGATAATCAAGAAGGGCTTTTGCGCGGATGTATTTATAGACTTTCTGAGGCGCCTTGAAAACCAAGCAAAGGGCACAGTTTTTCTGATCATCGAAAAATACCCTGTCCTGCAATCTACAAAACTAAAGGCTTGGTTGGGAAATAATTCTCATAGGATTCAGCTTTTCTTTCTTCCATATCATAATCCTATTCCCAATATGGATAACTTATTAAATCATGAATCATAATTGGATGTCTTAATTTTTATGGATAGGTCTAATATATATATATTTATACAATATCTTAACATCATAAAGATGTTGGCTTGTTCAACGTGCTTTAACATAAATCCAAGGGATAAAGATATAAAATCAACACTTATTTTCAAGCGACTATCTGTGATGCAGTTTATCTAACAATATTTGAATAACAATCATCTATCAAATAGTCCTTGGAAGCGACTAATTTCTAAAGTAAAGGGATTCAAGGTTTCAGGCTGATAATGTAGGGTTTATGTTAAGGGGAATAAGAAGTGACATGTTCCTTAGTGAATCCTTGAATCCCTGATCTTACCCATTCTATCCAAGAGAGTCTCTAAAATCCTAAACGATAAAATCCAATATCTAAATATTCCTATTAGCCTATTATTAGTGTACAATACAGAGTGCATAAAATACCCAATTTTCAATCAAAAGAGTAACCAACAAATAATGATCTAAATTGAAAGGATAAGATTATGGAAAAATATACTCAATTTGTATTGAAACGACCCAAAATTACATTGCTTGCAATAGTAATTATTACTATTATTTTTTCCTTTGGATTGCCAAATCTTGAGTTCGACTACTCAATAGAGTCAATGATGCCGAAGAGGGATGCTGAATATCGATTCTATAAGAAGACCCAAGAAACCTTTGGCAATGTAAGCAAGTTTATTATTATGGACATATTCGGACCCAACCTCTGGAGCGATAAGGGATTCAAGGATATAGATAATCTCATTACAGACATAGAGGAATTCAGGGATTTCAATAAGGAGATAGAGGATACAAGACTTGAAAAATTTGATCTCATCAGTTCTAAGGGAAGAGTGGAATATGATGAATTATTGGATGAATTCAATGATGACGCAACATTTCAACGACTCTTGAAGAGGAAAAAATCCAAGCTACTCGGTGAGGTCGAGGCATTGGATGATACTGCCCTTATAAAATTAAGGGCTGGATTATTAAGAACCTACAATATCAAAAAAAATGAGCGTATTGAAAGAATAAGTTCCATATTTACCTCAGGCGATGTGAATGCGACTGAGGACACGCTAGAATATTTCGATATAATCAAGAAGGATGAATATGGAAATAGAATTCTACCAAAAACTGAAGAGGAATATGATAGAATAAAAAAGATACTACTGAAGACACCAGCATACGAGCAGGCCTTTTACGCAAAGGATGCCAAGACTGGAGAGATTACTGATCTGTCGATTCTTTTGATATTGGATACATCGGACAATCATCATCCCATTGCTGAGGAGATGTGGGATATTGAGAATAGTTATAAAAATGTTGAGATACTCTCACAGGGTGTCCCAACGGTTAATATGCTAATAAATGGTTACATGGAGTCGGATTTAAAGATATATATTCCCTCTATGCTAATAATTATGCTAATGGTTTTCTTCTTTAACTTCAGATCTGCCAGGGGCATAGCCCTACCCCTTTTTACCCTTATCCTATCCGATGTTTGGCTTCTCGGCTTTATGGGGCTTTTCAATTTTAAGATAACTGTTTTAGGTGTAGGCCTTCCCGGCTTGATGATGGCAATTGGAAGTTCCTATTCCATACACATAATGAATCAATACTATATTGATTTCGATCTCATATCAGAGAAGGGAAGGTATGAGGGTTTGAGATTAGCCATGTCGCATATCTCTATTACCGTGCTACTGGCGGGCATAACAACAGCAATTGGATTTCTCACAATCACCGCTAACCAGATTACTGCAATAAGGGAATGGGCCTTCCTGGCAGGTTTAGGGGCTGTCTTCTGCGTTATCGTACCCGCCTCTATCATTCCTGCTTTTTCAGTTATGTTGCCGCATAAAATGCCCAGAATAATGTTGACAAAGGACAGGGTTGTAAAAACCACGTTGGTTGATAGAATTATCGCTCTAATGACAGCAATCTCGCTTCGACATCACAAGAGCACATTAGTCATTGTAATTGTAATAATAGCGGTTTCAGTTGTTGGGGTATTCAAGATGGATGTTGAAATGACCCCCTTTGGCTTTTTTAAAGAGGATAATTATATTAGGGTAACCGATAAAATTTTTGGGAAAAAGTTTGGGGGATCCTTTAGCGTTAATATACTCATAGACTCAGGTGAAATGGATGGAATCAAAAGACCGGAATTTCTAAAAAGGGTTGACGAATTAAGCAAATGGCTTCTTAGTGATGAGAATATTGATCTTAATCTTGGTAGAGCGACATCATTCCATGAAATCGTTAAGAAACTACATATGGCGATGAACAATGATGATATCTCCTACTATAAGATACCCAACAGCTACACAGATATTCTAGATTATTTTGAGTTACTCACAGGTGAGGACTCGGATTCCGATGGAAGGATCGATGATATGGAGTTGTTCATTGATCCTGAATTTAGAAGAATTCACATGCTTGCTATGATGTATTCTAAAGAGAAGGACCTGATTACTTCAACAGAGATTGAACAGATTTTAAACAAAATAAATAGACAACTCGATAAGATGTTCCCGAATTATTCAACAAGAATAACAGGCGATTGTCCGATTTTTATCAGACTCTCAAAATATGTGGTGCAGGGTCAGGTTTTGAGTCTATTGCTATGTCTGTTTATTGTTGGAATAATTATTATTATGCTCTTCAAGAACCTGCTAATAGGCCTTATTGCCCTTATCCCGATGAGTTGTGCAGTGATCCTAAACTTTGGGATTATGGGTTTGCTCGGCATCAATCTTGATATGGCAACCGCGATTATTGCCTCAATAACAATCGGGATCGGCGTGGATGACACTATTCATTTCTTCAATACATTCAGACACTATAAGGCGCAGGGTTGTGACACTGATCAGGCAATAACAAAGACTCTCGCTATTGCCGGAAAGGCGATTATATTTACATCTTTGGCATTGATCTTTGGATTTTCTGTTTTCGTATTATCGGAATTTAAGCCTAATATGTATTTTGGGATACTAGTAGCCATTACAATGACAGCAACCACAATAGGGGCCCTTGTAGTATTGCCATCCACCATAAAGGCAACAGGCATAGACGTCGAAGAATCTGATTCGAAATCAATTATATGGAAATATCTATATATTGGCAAGCTCTTCAGAGTTGAGAGCTAAAATCAAACATTTTTATAAGTTGTTAAGGAGGCCTTATGAAATCTAAAGTTGTACTTTCTTTTATTATGATTCTTTATACCTGTAATTCGCTCTTTGCTATTACAGGCAGGGAGATTATGGAGAAGACTGATGCGCTACCAGAACCTAAAAGTATGATAACCAGAGCAGTAATGAATATTCATAAGGGGAAGAGTCTTCGTGTTAAAGAATTCGAAATGATGGGGAAAAAGATTAAGGGTAATGACAGAATGTTAGCATCCTTCATCAAACCAACCAGAATCAAGTTCTTAACACACTCTCATAAGGGAAGAGATGACGATCAATGGCTTCGCCTTA harbors:
- a CDS encoding IS630 family transposase gives rise to the protein MGILDARSLPSVAQEYVRRKAIKAVLEGKRLCEVADLFGVTRQAVWKWLKAYREGGTQAMISKQKGRPRGGTLLPGQVTQIIRTIADSNPEQLKLPFHLWTRDAMINLIESKFNISLSQSTVGRYLKHWGIIPQITNPHTFRQNIEQIHSWLDEEYPRIRKHAKREGAKIYWGYKFGFHNYHVRETSTYSIISTILESGHLLGCNFISAITNTGRLNFMIIKKGFCADVFIDFLRRLENQAKGTVFLIIEKYPVLQSTKLKAWLGNNSHRIQLFFLPYHNPIPNMDNLLNHES
- a CDS encoding efflux RND transporter permease subunit, whose protein sequence is MEKYTQFVLKRPKITLLAIVIITIIFSFGLPNLEFDYSIESMMPKRDAEYRFYKKTQETFGNVSKFIIMDIFGPNLWSDKGFKDIDNLITDIEEFRDFNKEIEDTRLEKFDLISSKGRVEYDELLDEFNDDATFQRLLKRKKSKLLGEVEALDDTALIKLRAGLLRTYNIKKNERIERISSIFTSGDVNATEDTLEYFDIIKKDEYGNRILPKTEEEYDRIKKILLKTPAYEQAFYAKDAKTGEITDLSILLILDTSDNHHPIAEEMWDIENSYKNVEILSQGVPTVNMLINGYMESDLKIYIPSMLIIMLMVFFFNFRSARGIALPLFTLILSDVWLLGFMGLFNFKITVLGVGLPGLMMAIGSSYSIHIMNQYYIDFDLISEKGRYEGLRLAMSHISITVLLAGITTAIGFLTITANQITAIREWAFLAGLGAVFCVIVPASIIPAFSVMLPHKMPRIMLTKDRVVKTTLVDRIIALMTAISLRHHKSTLVIVIVIIAVSVVGVFKMDVEMTPFGFFKEDNYIRVTDKIFGKKFGGSFSVNILIDSGEMDGIKRPEFLKRVDELSKWLLSDENIDLNLGRATSFHEIVKKLHMAMNNDDISYYKIPNSYTDILDYFELLTGEDSDSDGRIDDMELFIDPEFRRIHMLAMMYSKEKDLITSTEIEQILNKINRQLDKMFPNYSTRITGDCPIFIRLSKYVVQGQVLSLLLCLFIVGIIIIMLFKNLLIGLIALIPMSCAVILNFGIMGLLGINLDMATAIIASITIGIGVDDTIHFFNTFRHYKAQGCDTDQAITKTLAIAGKAIIFTSLALIFGFSVFVLSEFKPNMYFGILVAITMTATTIGALVVLPSTIKATGIDVEESDSKSIIWKYLYIGKLFRVES